From the genome of Turicibacter faecis, one region includes:
- the rplT gene encoding 50S ribosomal protein L20, translating into MPRVKGGVVSRKRRKRVLKLAKGYFGSKHTLYKTANEQVMKSLQYAYRDRRQKKRDFRKLWITRINAAARMNGLSYSKLMHGLKLAGIEVNRKMLADLAVSDAAAFATLANTAKEAMNK; encoded by the coding sequence ATGCCACGTGTAAAAGGTGGAGTTGTATCACGCAAACGTCGTAAACGCGTTTTAAAATTAGCAAAAGGTTATTTCGGATCTAAACATACATTATACAAAACAGCAAATGAGCAAGTAATGAAATCATTACAATACGCTTACCGTGACCGTCGTCAGAAAAAACGTGATTTCCGTAAATTATGGATCACTCGTATCAATGCGGCTGCTCGTATGAACGGATTATCATACAGCAAATTAATGCACGGATTAAAATTAGCTGGAATCGAAGTTAACCGTAAAATGTTAGCAGACTTAGCTGTTTCTGATGCTGCTGCATTCGCAACTTTAGCTAATACAGCTAAAGAAGCAATGAATAAATAA
- the rpmI gene encoding 50S ribosomal protein L35, producing the protein MPKMKSHRGAAKRFKRTGSGKLKRSHAYTSHLAHNKTTKQKKHLAKSAVVSNSDYKRIKDMLYSL; encoded by the coding sequence ATGCCAAAAATGAAATCTCATCGTGGAGCTGCTAAACGCTTTAAACGTACAGGATCAGGAAAATTAAAACGTTCTCACGCTTATACAAGCCATTTAGCTCATAACAAAACAACAAAACAAAAGAAACACTTAGCTAAATCAGCTGTTGTATCTAATAGCGATTACAAACGTATTAAAGATATGTTATATAGCTTATAA
- the infC gene encoding translation initiation factor IF-3 gives MLIISKKNVKNESLINEDIRAKEMLVIGPNREQLGLMQRKDALRAASEKNLDLVCVAPQANPIVCRIMDYGKYRYEQQRHAREARKNQTTVSLKEVRLSPNIEQHDFNTKLKNAQKFLAKGDKVKVSVRFKGREIAHTEFGRNVLTRFAEGCAEIADLESNPKLDGRSMFLVLAPKKK, from the coding sequence GTGCTCATCATTAGCAAGAAAAATGTAAAAAACGAGAGCTTAATCAATGAAGATATCCGTGCAAAGGAAATGTTAGTGATTGGTCCGAATCGTGAGCAATTAGGATTAATGCAACGTAAAGATGCATTACGTGCTGCTTCTGAGAAAAACTTAGATTTAGTATGTGTTGCACCACAAGCTAACCCAATTGTTTGTCGTATTATGGATTATGGTAAATACCGTTACGAACAACAACGTCACGCTCGTGAGGCTCGTAAAAACCAAACGACTGTGAGTTTAAAAGAAGTTCGTTTAAGTCCTAACATTGAGCAACACGACTTTAATACAAAGTTGAAAAATGCACAAAAATTCCTTGCAAAAGGTGATAAAGTTAAAGTAAGTGTACGTTTTAAAGGACGAGAAATCGCACACACGGAATTTGGACGTAACGTTTTAACTCGCTTTGCTGAGGGGTGCGCTGAGATTGCGGATTTAGAATCAAATCCTAAACTTGACGGACGCTCAATGTTTCTCGTTTTAGCACCAAAGAAAAAGTAG
- a CDS encoding YiiX/YebB-like N1pC/P60 family cysteine hydrolase has product MKKDSLVPNSVNYTARADWTNYGDILISMDKTFSWRWPKTGGVYVEWNHGHAGIADFTTNYVIEAHPDFGVASKNRYKSFWAKYNTDELYVGGATQAKYKTAVNYARQQIGKPYAIKTTLSSTNAWYCSKLVYKAWLAAGYNVGNAKTSFPIPSGIVGVTPYQILWDDNVFFYQKVK; this is encoded by the coding sequence ATGAAAAAGGATAGCTTAGTCCCTAATAGTGTAAATTATACAGCTAGGGCAGACTGGACTAATTATGGTGATATCTTAATTAGTATGGATAAGACCTTTTCGTGGAGATGGCCTAAGACAGGAGGGGTATATGTAGAGTGGAACCATGGTCATGCGGGTATTGCTGATTTTACAACCAATTATGTGATCGAAGCGCACCCAGACTTCGGAGTGGCTAGTAAAAATAGATATAAGTCGTTTTGGGCAAAATATAACACGGATGAGTTATACGTGGGCGGGGCAACTCAAGCGAAGTATAAAACAGCTGTGAATTATGCAAGGCAACAAATAGGAAAACCATATGCAATTAAAACTACACTATCTAGCACAAATGCTTGGTACTGTTCAAAATTAGTATACAAGGCGTGGTTGGCGGCTGGTTATAATGTAGGGAATGCTAAAACAAGCTTTCCGATTCCATCAGGTATTGTAGGTGTCACTCCGTATCAGATTTTATGGGATGATAATGTATTTTTCTATCAGAAGGTAAAATAA
- the thrS gene encoding threonine--tRNA ligase, whose protein sequence is MINITFPDGNVKQFDKGVTAEAIAQSISPGLRKRCVAAKVNGHLYDFTRPIEADAKIELITNDRPEAWEIINHSAAHLMAAAVKRLYPDAKFGVGPAIEDGFYYDIDTEAKITEADLAAIEKMMHKISSEALPIVRHELSREEAKALFANDEYKLELIDAIPANEVITTYSEGDFTDLCSGVHVANTKDIKFFKLLNVAGAYWRGDSDNKMLTRIYGAAANTKDQLAEHLRILEERKERDHKKIGRELELFTFSPLVGQGLPIWLPNGMKVRQQIERYIIDLEEEYGYQHVATPVLGSVDLYRTSGHWSHYKEDMFVPMEMDNEELVLRPMSCPHHMMVYKTKLRSYRDLPIRYAEQVIQHRFEASGALTGLERVRAMTLTDSHLFVRPDQIKEEFSRCLELIHRVIKDFGVEINYYRLSLRDPQNKEKYFDDDQMWETAESMLRETLVENNIPFIEAEGEAAFYGPKLDIQIKTALGHDITMSTIQLDFLLPERFDLTYVSETGEKVRPVVMHRGLIGTYERFMAYLIETYKGAFPLWLAPTQVTVIPVNNQYHLEYAQEVAKELRKYKVRFELDDREEKMGYKIRESQTKKVPMSIVLGDKEVANKEVTFRRFGEQKTTTLPLKEFIHFLVDEIAERKNYLPE, encoded by the coding sequence ATGATTAACATTACTTTCCCTGATGGAAATGTAAAACAATTTGATAAAGGAGTAACCGCTGAGGCGATTGCACAATCTATTTCACCAGGATTACGTAAACGATGCGTGGCTGCAAAGGTGAACGGACATTTATATGACTTCACTCGTCCGATTGAAGCAGATGCCAAAATTGAATTAATTACAAATGATCGTCCGGAAGCATGGGAAATTATCAACCATTCAGCGGCGCATTTAATGGCGGCAGCTGTTAAACGTTTATATCCAGATGCAAAATTTGGGGTAGGTCCAGCGATTGAAGATGGGTTCTACTATGATATTGATACAGAAGCAAAAATCACAGAGGCGGATTTAGCAGCTATTGAAAAGATGATGCACAAAATTTCGTCTGAAGCCTTACCCATCGTTCGTCATGAATTAAGCCGTGAGGAAGCAAAAGCGTTATTTGCAAACGATGAATATAAATTAGAATTAATTGACGCTATTCCAGCTAACGAAGTGATTACTACTTATTCAGAAGGTGATTTCACTGACTTATGTAGTGGGGTTCACGTTGCAAATACAAAAGATATTAAATTCTTTAAATTATTAAATGTGGCTGGTGCTTATTGGCGTGGAGACAGTGATAATAAAATGTTAACACGTATTTATGGGGCAGCTGCGAATACGAAAGATCAATTAGCTGAACATTTACGTATTTTAGAAGAGCGTAAAGAGCGCGATCATAAAAAAATCGGACGTGAATTAGAATTATTTACATTCAGTCCATTAGTTGGACAGGGATTACCTATTTGGTTACCAAACGGAATGAAGGTTCGCCAACAAATTGAACGTTACATTATCGATTTAGAGGAAGAATACGGATATCAACACGTAGCGACACCAGTTCTTGGATCAGTTGATTTATATCGTACATCAGGACACTGGTCACACTATAAAGAAGATATGTTTGTTCCAATGGAGATGGATAATGAAGAGCTTGTGTTACGTCCAATGTCTTGTCCGCATCATATGATGGTTTATAAAACAAAATTACGTTCATATCGTGATTTACCAATTCGCTATGCTGAGCAAGTTATTCAACACCGTTTTGAAGCTTCAGGTGCGTTAACAGGTCTTGAACGTGTTCGTGCGATGACATTAACAGATTCTCACTTATTTGTTCGTCCTGATCAAATTAAGGAAGAGTTCTCACGCTGCTTAGAGTTAATTCACCGAGTAATCAAAGATTTCGGAGTGGAAATTAACTATTATCGTCTGTCACTTCGTGACCCTCAAAATAAAGAAAAGTATTTTGATGATGATCAAATGTGGGAAACAGCAGAATCAATGTTACGTGAAACATTAGTTGAAAATAATATTCCGTTTATTGAAGCGGAAGGAGAAGCAGCCTTCTACGGTCCTAAATTAGATATTCAAATTAAAACAGCATTAGGACATGATATCACTATGTCAACTATTCAGTTAGACTTCTTATTACCAGAACGTTTTGATTTAACATACGTTTCTGAAACAGGAGAAAAAGTGCGTCCTGTCGTTATGCACCGTGGATTAATCGGAACATATGAACGTTTTATGGCCTACTTAATTGAAACTTATAAAGGGGCATTCCCATTATGGTTAGCACCAACACAAGTCACTGTGATTCCAGTAAATAACCAATATCATTTAGAGTATGCGCAAGAAGTAGCGAAAGAGTTACGTAAATATAAAGTTCGCTTCGAATTAGACGATCGTGAAGAAAAAATGGGATATAAAATCCGTGAATCACAAACTAAAAAGGTTCCAATGTCTATTGTTTTAGGAGATAAAGAGGTTGCGAATAAAGAAGTGACATTCCGCCGCTTTGGAGAACAAAAAACAACAACATTACCATTAAAAGAATTTATCCATTTCTTAGTAGATGAAATTGCAGAACGTAAAAATTATCTACCTGAATAA
- the dnaI gene encoding primosomal protein DnaI produces the protein MQRIGELMAKPKNAQEAYREIIDDPSIKEALSQYGDEIELSLISSYISDLDEFLRNKEKCQGCKGIDHCCQPVKGHYPMLKPVHKQLKVSYTPCQYALNQRHLENIKSFHMPSDILNANFERFIMDPERVEFYEKATLFINEYMSTKKGRGLYLYGPFGTGKTYMLSAIANILSQRGIVCGLVYFPELIAEIKSGFNSETNGAYDKIEQLKEIEVLMLDDIGSESMTSWMRDEVLGRILNYRMHQGLPTFFSSNLDYQQLQHHYSYTQKGEVEEIKGARVLERIKALTVPVKIAGTNYRQKR, from the coding sequence ATGCAACGGATTGGGGAGTTAATGGCAAAACCTAAAAATGCTCAGGAGGCCTATCGTGAAATTATTGATGATCCATCGATTAAAGAAGCGTTAAGCCAGTATGGCGATGAAATTGAACTTTCATTAATTTCGAGTTATATTTCTGATTTAGATGAGTTTTTAAGAAATAAAGAGAAGTGTCAGGGATGTAAAGGGATTGATCACTGTTGCCAACCGGTAAAGGGGCATTATCCGATGTTAAAGCCGGTCCATAAACAGTTAAAGGTGTCATATACGCCGTGCCAATATGCTTTAAATCAACGTCATTTAGAAAATATTAAAAGTTTTCATATGCCATCAGACATTTTAAACGCTAATTTCGAAAGATTTATTATGGACCCTGAACGGGTGGAATTTTATGAAAAAGCGACGTTATTTATTAACGAATATATGTCGACCAAAAAGGGAAGAGGTCTTTATTTATATGGACCGTTTGGGACAGGAAAAACGTATATGTTAAGTGCAATAGCTAATATTTTATCGCAACGAGGAATTGTTTGTGGGCTCGTTTACTTTCCGGAACTTATTGCTGAAATTAAATCAGGCTTTAATAGTGAAACGAATGGTGCTTACGATAAGATTGAGCAACTCAAAGAGATTGAGGTTCTCATGCTTGATGATATTGGAAGTGAGTCAATGACGAGTTGGATGAGGGATGAAGTCCTTGGACGCATTTTGAATTATCGCATGCATCAGGGGCTACCAACCTTCTTTAGTTCTAATCTAGACTATCAACAATTGCAGCATCACTATTCATATACGCAAAAAGGTGAAGTCGAAGAGATTAAAGGAGCACGTGTGTTAGAACGAATTAAGGCCTTAACCGTCCCCGTTAAAATTGCAGGAACAAACTATCGACAAAAACGATGA
- a CDS encoding replication initiation and membrane attachment family protein, producing MSTQGVKPNTKFKLYGMQRVTTEELQILILLYQPLIGPVATSFYLTLNTLATRGQGEEYAHHFLLQMLNISMDDLIEFRHKLEAVGLIQVYCHKGDGTLAYSVRKPMQAKEFFNDGIINVFLNLKVGHPEYQQLKRLFAEEVPEIEGENISKPFNEVFDTTILMRSSAMLQASPLPTNQTDKKGVTLELSFDKELLFSLLHQFGMDETMVSQKLLDQINRIAFLYKLDEHELARLIFDALDTDGFVNLELFRKQAKQYFQFLNKGKPVEVVEVPQVNPENLSHTPEQEQLSKEKQLLLVLSQHPLEFLRFKQHQKEPVPADRQLVEWLVVDQQMAAGVVNVLIDYVLNISDGRLPKQLVEKIAGEWQRKEIDTTEKAIAQVKATLKAKHKRELEKTVPAANKVYAKPTRVVRKEQVPDWLKEQGATQEDKKSLSDDDLQKIERMKELQNQLLNKKG from the coding sequence GTGTCAACACAAGGTGTTAAACCAAATACGAAGTTTAAATTGTATGGGATGCAGCGGGTAACGACGGAAGAGTTACAAATTTTAATTTTACTTTACCAACCCCTCATCGGTCCTGTGGCAACTAGTTTTTATTTAACTTTAAATACGTTAGCTACACGAGGACAAGGGGAGGAGTATGCCCACCATTTTTTATTACAGATGTTAAATATTTCGATGGATGATTTAATTGAGTTTAGGCATAAATTAGAAGCGGTCGGACTGATCCAGGTGTATTGTCATAAAGGAGATGGGACGCTCGCTTATTCTGTAAGGAAGCCGATGCAAGCGAAGGAATTTTTTAATGACGGGATCATTAATGTTTTTCTTAACTTAAAGGTGGGGCATCCTGAGTATCAACAATTAAAACGGCTCTTTGCCGAAGAAGTGCCTGAAATAGAAGGAGAAAATATCTCTAAGCCATTTAACGAGGTATTTGATACAACTATTTTAATGCGTTCGTCAGCTATGCTACAGGCGAGTCCGCTCCCTACCAATCAAACGGATAAAAAAGGGGTCACGCTAGAATTATCCTTTGATAAAGAGCTGTTATTTTCTTTGTTGCACCAATTTGGGATGGATGAGACAATGGTTTCTCAAAAGTTACTCGATCAAATTAATCGAATTGCATTTTTATATAAATTAGATGAGCACGAGTTGGCAAGACTTATTTTTGATGCTTTAGATACAGATGGCTTTGTTAACTTAGAGCTTTTTAGAAAACAAGCTAAACAGTATTTTCAGTTTTTAAATAAGGGGAAACCTGTAGAAGTTGTAGAGGTTCCTCAAGTGAATCCCGAAAATTTATCACACACCCCGGAACAAGAGCAATTGTCTAAGGAAAAGCAACTCTTGCTTGTTCTTTCTCAACATCCACTAGAATTTTTACGCTTTAAGCAACATCAGAAGGAACCCGTTCCAGCGGACCGCCAATTAGTTGAATGGTTAGTCGTTGATCAACAGATGGCTGCCGGGGTCGTCAATGTTTTAATTGACTATGTGCTAAATATTTCAGATGGTCGTTTGCCAAAACAACTCGTGGAAAAAATTGCAGGTGAGTGGCAACGTAAGGAAATTGACACGACGGAAAAGGCGATTGCTCAAGTTAAGGCAACGTTGAAGGCGAAACATAAAAGGGAACTTGAAAAAACTGTTCCGGCCGCGAATAAAGTTTATGCAAAACCAACGCGTGTCGTTAGAAAAGAGCAAGTTCCAGATTGGTTAAAAGAGCAGGGGGCCACTCAGGAAGACAAAAAATCATTGTCAGATGATGACCTTCAAAAAATTGAACGTATGAAAGAATTACAAAATCAACTTTTAAATAAGAAAGGGTGA
- the coaE gene encoding dephospho-CoA kinase (Dephospho-CoA kinase (CoaE) performs the final step in coenzyme A biosynthesis.): MLVVGLTGGISSGKSTISSWFLQKGIVVLDADQIVKNLQRPNSPLVLKLAEEFGASIVNENGELVRDVLGKIVFYDHEAKERLNAMIHPLVQAKLEEEIERLKKVGEGLVVLDIPLLFESRFEALVDRTVVVYVSPDVQLQRLMKRDQIDREYALAKMNSQMSLDEKRARADYVLINNGTMGQLREQFDHLFEVLWERACQVF, encoded by the coding sequence ATGTTAGTCGTTGGATTAACGGGAGGAATCTCGTCGGGAAAAAGTACAATATCTTCATGGTTTTTACAAAAAGGAATCGTTGTATTGGACGCTGACCAAATAGTGAAAAATTTACAACGTCCGAATAGTCCGCTTGTCTTAAAATTAGCGGAGGAGTTCGGGGCGTCTATTGTAAACGAAAACGGAGAACTTGTACGAGACGTTTTAGGAAAAATAGTTTTTTATGATCATGAGGCGAAGGAGCGTTTAAATGCGATGATTCATCCGCTTGTCCAAGCAAAATTAGAAGAAGAGATTGAGCGGTTAAAAAAAGTGGGCGAGGGACTTGTTGTATTAGATATCCCTTTGCTTTTTGAAAGTCGTTTTGAAGCGTTAGTAGACCGTACGGTTGTTGTTTATGTTTCGCCTGATGTTCAACTTCAACGATTGATGAAGCGGGATCAAATTGATCGGGAGTATGCGTTAGCTAAAATGAATTCTCAGATGTCTTTAGATGAGAAAAGAGCACGTGCTGATTACGTGTTGATTAATAATGGAACCATGGGACAACTTAGAGAACAATTTGATCATTTATTTGAAGTGTTATGGGAACGGGCTTGTCAGGTGTTTTAA
- the mutM gene encoding DNA-formamidopyrimidine glycosylase yields MPELPEVENVKNALCQQVKGRQIQGVEVKYEPMVKNMEVEEFKNKLTGQTIQQIKRRGKYLVFYLDDYVLLSHLRMEGKYFVVQPDFELNPHVHVVMTLDGGERLLYQDTRKFGTYHLYDRSINLEETPPFKVLGVEPFSSQFTPPYLKEKLKNKKKPIKSLLLDQSVVCGLGNIYVDEVLYRARLHPLTPSSDLGDRDLENVVKYTVQVLARAIELGGTTIRTFSSSHGVLGSFQNELLVHQRQGEACPTCQSEIEKIKVGGRGTYLCPNCQRLNIKENERGSSTD; encoded by the coding sequence ATGCCAGAATTACCTGAGGTTGAAAATGTAAAGAATGCCCTTTGTCAACAAGTAAAAGGGAGACAAATACAGGGAGTTGAAGTGAAATATGAGCCGATGGTTAAAAATATGGAGGTAGAAGAATTTAAAAACAAGTTAACGGGTCAAACCATTCAACAGATTAAAAGGCGTGGAAAATATCTTGTTTTTTATTTGGATGATTATGTGTTGCTTTCACACCTTAGAATGGAAGGAAAGTATTTTGTTGTTCAGCCAGATTTTGAGTTGAATCCACATGTCCATGTAGTCATGACGTTGGATGGAGGCGAACGATTGCTTTATCAGGATACGCGTAAATTTGGAACATATCACTTGTACGATCGGTCCATCAATTTAGAGGAAACCCCTCCATTTAAAGTGTTAGGAGTAGAGCCTTTTTCTTCGCAGTTTACCCCTCCTTACTTAAAAGAAAAGTTAAAAAATAAAAAGAAACCTATCAAAAGTTTGCTTCTTGATCAAAGCGTCGTCTGCGGATTAGGTAATATTTACGTTGATGAAGTGCTTTACCGTGCGCGATTACATCCTTTAACACCAAGTTCGGATTTAGGGGACAGAGATTTGGAGAATGTGGTAAAATATACGGTGCAGGTTTTGGCGCGTGCCATTGAATTAGGCGGGACGACGATTCGGACATTTAGTTCCTCTCATGGGGTGCTTGGCTCTTTTCAAAACGAATTACTCGTTCATCAACGGCAAGGTGAGGCTTGTCCAACCTGTCAAAGTGAAATTGAGAAAATCAAAGTTGGTGGTCGGGGAACTTATCTTTGTCCGAACTGTCAGCGTTTGAATATAAAGGAAAACGAACGTGGTTCATCAACGGATTAA
- the polA gene encoding DNA polymerase I, whose amino-acid sequence MNTLVLIDGNSLMYRAYYATAYSGNLMKTSTGIFTNALYGFVNMMNKVLDDYNHTHMLVAFDAGKTTFRHEFLESYKDGRKPMPDEMRSQINLIKKYLDLLGVKRLELATYEADDIIGTLSTQAKGDNFDKVHIITGDKDLLQMVDEKTIVHITRKGVTDIESFDEAAVFAKYEVSPQQIVDLKGLMGDPSDNLPGIPGVGEKTAIKLLKQFTTVENLVAHTDELKGKMREKVEANVEQAILCKRMATIHKEVPLPLTFDDLRYEGPHVEELMAFFKEMEFNAFLKKIKMEESKESKPQLPIRIIQSEQELDQLTYQDSAIHVEVFEENYHRGTILGIAVVNQEEAYYAPFELAKKSEAFLSFLSCSTYKKSIFDVKRSRVALMWEGLPLEGVDFDLLLATYILNPTNGSREFKKVVMHYDYDGVSYDEEVYGKGAKRAVAAPEKVARYAIDIATAVFKLKNQILEQLREQGQLELFEEMEMPLADVLATMEFNGMALDLNGLEEMGETLKSRLVALESSIFEQAGMSFNINSPKQLGEVLFEKLSLPVIKKTKTGYSTNADVLEKLCDEHPIIHLIMEYRTLSKLYSTYIEGLKKACYDDGKVHTIFNQALTQTGRLSSVEPNLQNIPIRLEEGRMIRKAFVPSQEGWLILGADYSQIELRILAHISNTESLIEAFKQGDDIHKKTAMDVFKVSEEEMTSDLRRSAKAINFGIIYGMSAFGLSENLNITQKEAKKYIDHYLETYSGIHQYMEDIVKEAKYNGYVSTLFNRRRYIPELTQKNYAIRQFGERTAMNAPIQGTAADIIKKAMIDVSRMMQEKKVQSRLLLQVHDELIFEVPENELELMIELVTKTMEDVVELKVPLKADYSYGPTWYDAK is encoded by the coding sequence ATGAATACGTTAGTTTTAATCGATGGAAATAGTTTGATGTATCGCGCCTATTATGCGACGGCATATAGCGGGAACCTCATGAAAACAAGTACAGGAATATTTACAAACGCTTTATACGGATTTGTAAATATGATGAATAAGGTGTTAGATGATTATAACCATACGCATATGTTGGTCGCCTTTGATGCTGGTAAGACGACATTTAGACATGAATTTTTAGAAAGTTATAAAGATGGACGCAAACCGATGCCAGATGAGATGCGTTCACAAATTAATTTGATTAAAAAATATTTAGACCTTTTAGGGGTTAAGCGGTTAGAGTTAGCAACTTATGAAGCCGATGATATTATTGGAACCTTATCAACGCAGGCGAAAGGTGATAATTTTGACAAGGTGCATATTATTACGGGGGATAAAGATTTACTGCAAATGGTCGACGAGAAAACGATTGTTCATATTACACGTAAAGGTGTGACAGACATTGAGTCGTTTGATGAGGCCGCAGTTTTTGCAAAATATGAAGTGTCTCCTCAGCAAATTGTAGATTTAAAAGGGTTGATGGGGGACCCTTCGGATAATTTACCAGGAATTCCTGGAGTGGGTGAGAAGACCGCGATTAAATTATTAAAACAATTTACAACGGTTGAAAATCTAGTGGCACATACAGATGAGTTAAAAGGTAAAATGCGAGAAAAGGTAGAGGCAAACGTTGAACAGGCCATATTATGTAAACGAATGGCGACTATTCATAAGGAAGTCCCGCTTCCACTAACCTTTGATGATTTACGTTATGAGGGACCCCATGTCGAAGAATTGATGGCCTTCTTTAAGGAAATGGAGTTTAATGCCTTTTTGAAGAAGATAAAAATGGAGGAGTCAAAAGAATCAAAACCACAGCTCCCTATTCGAATCATTCAAAGTGAACAAGAGTTGGATCAGTTAACTTATCAAGATAGTGCTATTCACGTAGAGGTCTTCGAGGAAAATTATCATCGAGGCACGATTTTAGGAATAGCAGTTGTTAATCAAGAAGAGGCTTATTATGCTCCATTTGAACTTGCGAAAAAGAGTGAGGCGTTCCTTTCATTTTTAAGTTGTTCGACGTATAAGAAGTCTATTTTTGACGTGAAACGCTCACGTGTTGCACTCATGTGGGAAGGCTTACCATTAGAAGGGGTTGATTTTGATTTATTATTAGCGACGTATATTCTTAACCCAACGAATGGTAGTCGAGAATTTAAAAAGGTTGTTATGCATTATGATTATGATGGGGTATCATACGATGAAGAGGTTTACGGGAAAGGGGCTAAGCGGGCCGTTGCCGCACCAGAAAAGGTTGCGCGTTACGCAATCGATATTGCAACGGCAGTCTTTAAGCTAAAAAATCAAATTCTTGAGCAACTGCGTGAACAGGGGCAACTAGAACTATTTGAAGAGATGGAAATGCCATTGGCCGATGTTTTAGCAACGATGGAGTTTAACGGAATGGCACTTGATTTAAATGGTTTGGAGGAGATGGGAGAAACGTTGAAGTCTCGCCTTGTAGCGCTCGAATCGTCTATCTTTGAACAGGCAGGAATGTCGTTTAATATTAATTCCCCTAAACAACTAGGAGAGGTACTATTTGAAAAGTTATCATTGCCGGTGATTAAAAAAACGAAGACGGGTTACTCAACGAATGCCGATGTTCTAGAAAAATTGTGTGATGAACATCCGATTATTCATTTAATCATGGAGTATCGAACATTGAGTAAATTATATTCTACGTATATTGAAGGTTTAAAAAAGGCGTGTTATGACGATGGGAAGGTTCACACCATTTTTAATCAAGCGTTAACCCAAACAGGTCGATTGTCATCGGTCGAACCTAATTTACAAAATATTCCTATTCGTTTAGAAGAGGGAAGAATGATTCGAAAAGCGTTTGTCCCAAGTCAAGAAGGTTGGTTGATTTTAGGGGCCGATTACTCACAAATCGAGCTTCGTATTTTGGCTCATATTTCAAATACAGAGTCATTAATTGAGGCCTTTAAACAGGGGGACGACATTCATAAGAAAACAGCAATGGACGTTTTTAAAGTGTCAGAGGAAGAGATGACGTCAGATTTAAGACGCTCTGCAAAGGCTATTAACTTTGGAATTATTTATGGAATGAGTGCTTTTGGTTTATCTGAAAATTTAAATATCACTCAAAAAGAGGCGAAAAAATATATTGATCATTATTTAGAAACGTATTCGGGCATTCACCAGTATATGGAGGATATTGTCAAGGAAGCTAAATATAATGGCTATGTTTCGACGTTGTTTAATCGTCGACGCTATATTCCAGAGCTAACGCAAAAAAACTATGCGATTCGACAATTTGGAGAAAGAACAGCGATGAATGCACCGATTCAAGGGACAGCAGCGGATATCATCAAAAAGGCAATGATCGACGTGTCCCGTATGATGCAGGAAAAAAAGGTACAGTCACGTTTGTTATTACAGGTACACGATGAGTTAATATTTGAAGTTCCTGAGAATGAATTGGAATTGATGATTGAGTTAGTGACAAAAACGATGGAGGACGTTGTTGAATTAAAGGTTCCATTAAAAGCCGATTATTCGTATGGTCCAACCTGGTATGATGCAAAATAA